A window of the Parvularcula bermudensis HTCC2503 genome harbors these coding sequences:
- a CDS encoding PilZ domain-containing protein: MTLSIFQTSLEHTRRRYVRYPVKGAVEISHDGQRVGFGSLVDISKGGLGLTCDTPLTVGQTYVFRTSTGIVRKGRVVHCVGLTRYGVEFKSLAEA, translated from the coding sequence TTCAAACATCGCTAGAACATACGCGTCGTCGCTATGTCCGGTACCCCGTCAAGGGAGCGGTCGAGATTAGTCATGACGGCCAAAGGGTTGGGTTCGGGAGCTTGGTCGATATCTCCAAAGGGGGGCTCGGCCTCACCTGTGACACGCCGCTGACTGTCGGCCAGACCTATGTCTTCCGCACGAGCACGGGGATCGTCAGGAAGGGCCGGGTCGTCCATTGCGTTGGGCTGACCCGATACGGGGTAGAATTCAAAAGTCTCGCAGAGGCATAG
- a CDS encoding sensor domain-containing diguanylate cyclase: protein MLVYPRPRLDMVKAEIGQRYQILKGSAAYDTNHLARTAALTFGVPIVHVALVERYRRWFSAAHGVNTADAEAIETLGALSILSDTGFCIEDARTEPYFAQEAAVKGSPHIAFFAGTPLRDPGGKRFGTLCLFAPEPRRLTPREERTLQSFGDVISSDLCLRSAARYCVNDLIDAESDKIQLYDLAMTDPLSGALNRRAFTILAQREVRRSLRHHNALSAVMVDIDHFKRVNDTYGHAVGDEVIASVAALINRIKRQEDLLGRLGGEEFGLILPDTDIEQALRMTDRLIEAIRGLSFTGGSGTFRITASLGVASLRGHDDPLSEFLRRADEALYKAKENGRNRVEVHGEDALGLPSPSPRDLLSLVSQASSPCETSRA, encoded by the coding sequence ATGCTCGTTTATCCGCGGCCTCGCCTTGACATGGTCAAGGCAGAAATCGGTCAGCGCTATCAAATCCTCAAGGGATCTGCGGCGTATGACACCAATCATCTCGCCAGGACCGCGGCCCTCACCTTCGGGGTTCCAATCGTTCATGTCGCGCTTGTCGAGCGTTATCGGCGTTGGTTCTCCGCCGCCCATGGGGTCAATACAGCTGACGCCGAGGCCATTGAGACCTTGGGCGCGCTCTCCATCCTTTCGGATACCGGCTTTTGCATCGAGGATGCCCGGACCGAGCCCTATTTTGCCCAAGAGGCGGCGGTAAAAGGATCGCCCCATATCGCCTTTTTCGCGGGCACCCCGCTACGGGACCCAGGCGGCAAGCGCTTTGGCACCCTATGCCTCTTCGCGCCCGAGCCCCGCCGCCTCACCCCGCGCGAAGAGCGCACCCTTCAGAGTTTCGGCGACGTCATCAGCAGTGATTTATGCTTGAGGAGCGCCGCCCGCTATTGCGTCAACGATCTCATCGACGCCGAAAGCGACAAGATCCAGCTCTATGATCTGGCGATGACCGACCCCTTAAGCGGCGCCCTTAACCGGCGCGCCTTCACGATCCTTGCCCAACGCGAAGTCCGTCGCTCTCTCCGCCACCACAACGCCCTGTCGGCGGTGATGGTGGACATCGATCATTTCAAGCGCGTCAACGATACCTACGGCCACGCGGTGGGCGATGAGGTCATTGCTTCGGTCGCCGCCCTCATCAATCGGATCAAGCGCCAGGAGGATCTCCTCGGTCGGCTCGGCGGGGAAGAGTTTGGGCTTATCCTCCCAGACACGGATATCGAGCAGGCACTGCGCATGACCGACCGTCTCATCGAGGCAATTCGTGGGCTGAGCTTCACGGGCGGCAGCGGCACGTTTCGTATCACCGCGAGCTTGGGCGTTGCCAGCTTGCGGGGACATGATGACCCCCTCAGCGAGTTTCTGCGCCGGGCCGATGAGGCCCTCTACAAGGCCAAGGAAAACGGTCGGAACCGTGTCGAAGTCCATGGCGAAGATGCCCTTGGCCTCCCCTCGCCCTCGCCCCGGGATCTGTTGAGCCTCGTCTCGCAGGCCAGCAGCCCCTGCGAGACCAGTAGAGCCTGA